A region from the Serinibacter arcticus genome encodes:
- a CDS encoding sugar phosphate isomerase/epimerase family protein, protein MARPITLFTGQWADLPFEEVARLAGEWGFDGLELAAWGDHLDVWRAAEDDDYVADRLAILERNGLKVWTVANHLKGQAVCDDPIDARHRDILPDRIWGDGEPEGVRQRAAEELKMTARAAARLGATTVTGFTGSAIWKYVAMFPPVREELVEAGYQDFADRWNPIMDVFEEVGVRFALEVHPSEIAYDYWTTKRTLEAIGHRESFGLNWDPSHMVWQDLDPVSFLWDFADRIYHVHCKDTKKRMTNGRNGRLSSHLAWADPRRGWDFISTGRGDVPWEDAFRMLNTIGYTGPLSVEWEDAGMDRLVGAPQALEFVRRSAFEPSDAAFDAAFSTR, encoded by the coding sequence ATGGCTCGACCGATCACGCTGTTCACCGGCCAGTGGGCCGACCTCCCCTTCGAGGAGGTGGCGCGCCTCGCGGGGGAGTGGGGCTTCGACGGTCTCGAGCTGGCCGCCTGGGGCGACCACCTCGACGTCTGGCGCGCGGCCGAGGACGACGACTACGTCGCCGACCGGCTCGCGATCCTGGAGCGCAACGGCCTGAAGGTGTGGACCGTGGCCAACCACCTCAAGGGCCAGGCCGTCTGCGACGACCCGATCGACGCGCGGCACCGCGACATCCTGCCCGACCGGATCTGGGGCGACGGCGAGCCCGAGGGCGTGCGTCAGCGCGCCGCCGAGGAGCTCAAGATGACGGCGCGCGCGGCCGCCCGCCTCGGCGCGACGACCGTGACCGGGTTCACGGGGTCCGCGATCTGGAAGTACGTCGCGATGTTCCCGCCGGTGCGTGAGGAGCTCGTGGAGGCCGGCTACCAGGACTTCGCCGACCGGTGGAACCCGATCATGGACGTGTTCGAGGAGGTGGGCGTGCGCTTCGCGCTCGAGGTCCACCCCTCGGAGATCGCCTACGACTACTGGACCACCAAGCGCACGCTCGAGGCGATCGGCCACCGCGAGAGCTTCGGCCTGAACTGGGACCCCTCGCACATGGTGTGGCAGGACCTGGACCCGGTGTCGTTCCTGTGGGACTTCGCCGACCGGATCTACCACGTCCACTGCAAGGACACGAAGAAGCGGATGACCAACGGCCGCAACGGCCGGCTCTCCTCCCACCTCGCCTGGGCCGATCCGCGTCGCGGGTGGGACTTCATCTCCACGGGCCGCGGCGACGTCCCGTGGGAGGACGCGTTCCGGATGCTCAACACCATCGGCTACACGGGCCCGCTGTCCGTGGAGTGGGAGGACGCCGGGATGGACCGTCTCGTCGGCGCGCCGCAGGCCCTGGAGTTCGTCCGCCGCTCGGCGTTCGAGCCCTCGGACGCCGCGTTCGACGCAGCCTTCTCGACCCGCTGA